Genomic segment of Streptococcus australis:
TTTCTTCATTCTCTCTTCACCTGTTCATAGCTTTCTTTTCCGTCATTGAGCTTATCCCAAATCACTACTTGCCCACTTTTGAGAGATTTTTGCACATCAATAATCCGTTGATTAGAAGACCCTCGAAACTGGAGCATGAGATTGCGCTTGCTTTTATCATACCGTCCATCGACAAGGATGTCAATCAGCGATAAGAGTTCCAATTTGTCTGGAGTCTCCAGCATCATTTCTTCCCAAGTGTAGCCCGTCCAGGACCAGATGTCTTTGTCTGGCAGTTCCTTTCGAATACGTTTAACGAGAGGTAAGAGGATACCCGTATTAAGAAAAGGTTCTCCTCCCAGCAAGGTCAAGCCTTGAACATAGGGCTGGGCAAGGTCTACCATAATCTGTTCTTCTAACTCTGCTGTATAAGGAATACCTGCATTGAAAGACCAAGTCGCAACATTATAGCATCCTTCGCAGTGAAACATGCAACCTGATACATAGAGAGAGTTTCGCACACCTTCTCCATCGACAAAGTTAAAGGCCTTGTAATCAATGATTCGCCCTTTACTAAGTTCCTCACTTTTCCATTCACCTGGTTTTGGTGTATTCCATGTCATCCTTTTACTCCAAATCTATCCAGTAACGTTCTACACCATTGCGAATATCCTCAATAAGACCTCCATTTGCAAGAATGACGGCTCTGCTAGCCGGATTTTCCACACTGCAGGTCACAAGCGCTTTTTTGATATTCTTTTGCTTGGCTACTTGCAAGCCTTGTCGGAGAGCTTCTTTGGCATAACCTTTGCCTCTTTCAGACGGGCGGATGGAGTAGCCGATATGGCCCCCATTTTCTAGTAAGTAGTCATTTAATCGGAGACGAAGGTTGAGAAAGCCAAGAGCCTGGCCTGCTACGTCAAAACTAACCAGCTGGATAGCAGGAACCCAGTTTTCAGGAATATTGAGTCCCGCTTCCGCTTGAAGATTTTCTTCTAGCCACTCTTCATAAACAAAATTGTTGGCGTTCCAAAAGCCACCATCGTGGGGTGATTGAGTCTGTTCAAACTCTGCCATCATCTCTAAAACTGTTTCTTTATCTGCCAATCTTGGTCTGCGTAGTATCATTTTTACCTCCAATTAAGAGAAAAGCGAGAGCGGACTCTCACTTTTTCTTGTTCTTGTTTAAAAACTGTTCTCTGAGGTTGAGCAAGCGTTCTTTTTTACCTGTTCCACCTTTAGAGTATTTCTCGTGATAACGGGTCACTTGTGCGCGTCCCTTATCGTCTAATTGGTATTTCCCCATTGCGTTTCCTTCTAATTTGTTACTTCATGTCCTGCCGTTTTAATAGTAGAACCGTTCATGTGTTTGACACGCGCAGCGATTTCCTTGTGGCGGCCGTTAACCATTGGACGCGCTTGAGGGTTTCCAAGATAGCCACAAGTTCGTTTCACAACATCTACTGTTTTTGGGTCGTTATTGCCACAGTTGGGACAAGCAAAGCCTCTCTCAGTCGGTTCAAAATCCCCTTCAAAATCACACTTGTAACAGCGATCAATCGGAGTATTGGTTCCTAGATAGCCGACACGGTCATAGGCATAGTCCCAGACAGCTTCCAAGGCTTTAGGATTTTGTTGAAGAACTGGATACTCACAATAGTGGATAAAGCCACCTGACGCACCTGCTTCTGGATAGACTTTTTCAAAATCCAGTTTTTCAAACGGTGTTGGATTTTTACGGACATCATAGTGGAAAGAGTTGGTGTAGTATTCCTTGTCTGTAATATCAGGAATAGAGCCGAACTTCTCTGTATCCAAACGACAAAAACGGTCCGTCAAACTTTCAGATGGTGTTGAGTAGATAGAGAAATGGTAATCATATTGATCTGACCACTCTTCTACACGTCGTTTCATATCACGAATGATGTCAAGTGTGAATTCCTTGGCTTCTGGATTACTCTCCCAGCTATTGCCAAAGAAGACCGTCGCCACTTCATACAAGCCGATATAACCTAGAGAAATGGTCGCACGACGATTCTTAAAGAGCTGGTCTACACTTTCTTCTTTTCCGAGACGGCGACCGAAGGCCCCGTACTGATAAAGGATCGGGGCATTTGCTGGCGTCGCTTCCTTGGTTCGTTCGACACGATAAACCAGAGCATCCTCCGCAATGTTCATTCGCTCGTTGAAGATTTCCCAGAACTTGTTCATGTCACCTTCGGACTCGAGGGCGATACGAGGCAGATTGACTGTCACAACACCTAGATTCATACGGCCTGAATTGACCTCAACACCATTCTCATCCTTCCATCCTTGGAGGAAAGAACGGCAGCCCATTGGGACTTTAAAGGAACCTGTCAGCTCGATAATCTTATCATAGGACAAGACATCTGGGTACATCCGCTTGGTTGCACACTCAAGAGCCAACTGTTTGATGTCGTAGTTAGGTGAACCTTCTTCTAAGTTGAGGCCTCTTTTTAACGTAAAGATGAGTTTTGGGAAGATGGCTGTTCGATGTTCTGAACCAAGACCCTTGATACGAATGGTCAAGATAGCTTTTTGAATTTCACGCTCAAAACGATTGGTTCCCAGACCAAAACCTAGCGAAGTAAAAGGTGTTTGTCCATTTGATGTGAAGAGAGTGTTGATTTCATACTCGAGAGATTGCATGGCATCGTAGATGTCCTTTTGCGTTTTCTTCCAAGCGTAGTCTTCCCGTTTGTCAGGTAAGACCCACTCTTCCGCATCCTTGAGGTGCTTCTGGTAATTCTTCTCTGCATAAGGAGCCAAGACTTCATCGATACGGTCAGCTGAACAGCCCCCGTACTGGCTAGAAGCAACATTGGCGATGATTTGGGAAATCTGAGCTGTCGCAGTCTGGATAGACTTGGGACTCTCTACCTCCGCATTTCCAATCTTAAAACCATTTTCCAACATGCCTTTAAAATCAATCAAACAGCAGTTGGTCATCGGTGTGTAAGGACTATAATCCAAATCGTGGTAGTGAATCTCCCCTTTTTGATGAGCATTGGCCACATGTTTAGGAAGCATTTGCAGTCCGATTGATTTCCCAACAATCCCTGCTGTCAAATCACGCTGGGTATTAAAAACATCACTGTCTTTATTGGCATTTTCATTGACAACCGATTGGTCTTTATTGAGGAGCTTATGGATACTAAAGTTGATATCTGTCGCTTTTGAGCGCTCAAAATCCCTTTGTGTCCGATAAGTGATATACTCCTCAGCTAGCGCATATTCTTTAGCTTCAAGAAGTTCATGTTCTACGACATTTTGAATTTCGTAAATCTTGACACCTTGAGGGAAGCGACTGTGAATCTCCGCAACAATGCGCTCAAGCAATCCATTGAGACGTCTTTCAACCAAGGGAGTCACATTCATGACTTTATCAGCTGCCTTGTGAAGCGCTTTGTCAATCTTGTCTACATCAAATAAAACTCGTCTACCGTCCCGCTTTTCAACGAATAAGGTTGGAGCAGGGGCATTTTTCCCTTCCAATACAATCATATCCTTGCTCTTTTCTATTTTTCTTCTTAAATGATATTATACCACTCTAAAAAGAAAAATCAATATCTTGTGTTAAAAATTATAAAATTTTTAAAATTACACAAGATATTGATTTTGTTATTTAGATTTATAAAGCTTGAATTCACTAGCATCTGTCTGAACAGGCTCGTATTTTTCGCTGAGCCAGCTCTCTACATCCGACCACAAGGCTACTTTTTGATTGACCAAAATCATCTTCGGTTTATTTTCTTTTAGATCATTCATAAGTTTGGTTTTATTTTCATCGCTTGCAGTATAGAGTGTTGGTGTCACTAGAGAAGTCGGCGCCAAGCGTTCACTTGCTCGATAAAAATCTGGACGATCGTCCCAAGCATAGACACGATCCTCCGAACTTGTTTGCTCTTTCACCACACTAGCAAGACGCTCTCTCTCCTGGTAAGTCGCTGGGTGAGAAACATAACGACTCAAAACGGGTAGAAAAAGTAAATAGACTATCGCAACCAATGGTAGATAGAAATTTCCCTTGAGGTAGCGACCAAAGAGTGATGAAGAGCGAACTCTTCGTCTACTACGACTGATACGATCAGAGCTGCCTTCTCTAATGTTGGTTAGCAATAACAATGTCAAAAAGGGTAAAATTGCTGCCAAACGTGAGCCATGCAAAGGTTCCTTTGAAAAAATTAATAAAGCAAGAGTTACCAGTAAGCCTAAACTAGCGCCTATTGAGACAGCAGATTGTTTGGCTGACTTGGTCTGAAACAATCCTGAAAAGATCAATGTCAGAATTCCAATACCGATGGATAGCAAGCCATAGAAAGCAGTATTCTCCATAAGATTGGCATTTGAAAATAGACTAAGCGTATCTATTGGATACAAGGTGTGGCCAATCGCATCACCAAAAGTTCCTGTTAATACAGTGTAGTAGCCAATTGGATAAAATATGATAGAAAATCCTAGAGCTGATGCGAAAAATTGATACAAACCATGAGCAAATCGACGCTTGGCAATATTAAATCCAAACAAACTCAAGGCAAGTGTAGCTGCAAACAAGGCTGTAGGAATAGGTGATAGGAAGAAAGCTAGTGCTAAACTCATCCCAACTCGCAAGAAACCTTTATCGTTACTTGGATCATCCAGATAGTCAGCCACTAGGCTAAAACTATAAAATAGAAAAGGCAAGGCCACAACTACTGCATAGCTACCACCAAATCCTAGACTGCCCACAAGCAGATAGAAAATCAACAAAAGCTGTCTAGCCTGTTCTCCCTGACCTGTCAAGGTATCAGCGGATTTAAATAGAAAAACACCAGCTCCGAACAAGGCCAACCACTCCACCAAAGCAAAAAGGATATTCCCTTGAGAGAGATAGGTTAGTAAGTAATAAAGCAGTCCATTTGAACCATAATAATCCGTGTAAATCTGCCCACTCTGATGTAGCGCCCAACCAGTATAAAGATCTTGCATCTGTTGGGGGCTCACCAAACCAAAGATCAGAGGCAACATTACAGAAACAGCTGTAGCAGCCAGACTCCAAATCACCATGCTAAAAAATGGAAGCGGAGTTCGTTTCTTCTTACCTCGCTCCAGTCCAAATTCAGACTCTTGATCCAGCCGTTCCCGATACTGGTATCGAAATTCTTCTAGCTGTTCGTCTTTTTCCTCGTATACGTTCATTCAATTTCTCCTCTAAGTTTATCTGTTTTAGTATATCAAAATCTTACAGGAATGTCAGCTAGGGATTGATATTTCCTTAACTTCTTATCTAGCTCAGCAAAGCGTTCAATCTCTCGAAAACGGTGTAAACTGCTTGTTTGAAACTCTAGAATAAAATCATATTCTTTTTGATTTAGCATTTTCATCCTCCTGCTTATCTATTCGCAAAAAGACAAAAAAAGAGAGAACAAATCCGTTCTCCCCTGTTTTTAATCATTCACCAACCTGACTACGATTGATAAAAATATGATATTTTATTTCTCTTCTTTCTTGGTCACTACAGTAAATCCTGAGACTGCTGCTAGCAAAACTAAGCCAGCTGCAGCCAATCCTGAAGAAGCTTGAACACCTGTTTTTGGTAATTCAGCCTTTTTAGAGACCGTCTCAGTATGATAAGCTGGTGCTTTTGGTTTAAGTACCACATGCGCCTCTGACAAGAAATCGTATTTTTCAGTCACGATACGGTAAACACGTCCTTCTTGGACAGTCTTCACAACATGGTTTGTAAAATCACGATTTAAGAGACTAGAAAATTCCTGACGAATATTCAGGTAAAGGCCTTTTGTCCCCTCAACTAAAGGTTTGAAGGTCGATTCTTCGTAGCTCATCCCTACAACTGATAGGGAAATATCTGCTGCCTTAAGTGCCTTGATTGTTTCGTCTACTGTTGGAATTCCTGGGGTATCGAAATCAATACTCTCATCAGTAATCAAGAACGCAAAACGACGATTATTAGAAGCTGTAGACCAATCATAGTCTTTCGAAGTTGCGATATGATGTAAAGGAACTGTAGGTTCTTCTGTTCCTCCCATGGTTGTAATAGACTTAAGCGCCTTAATATATTCCTCTACATTCTTAGTGAATTTAGAGCCATTAAAGTCAAAATACTGAACATTCTTAGCAGATTCGTATGCGATTAAACCAAGGCGAGCATCCACCTTTTTGCTAGCCAAATCACGAACAAAAGTTTCGATGTTTTGCACAACATTTTGAATAGATGAATCCATTGAACCTGATTTATCAATGGTAAAAACAATATCTGCAGAACCAGATGATTGCTTAGTAATTGTCACATCTGCTTCTTTCAAAACTTTTTCTATTCGAGTTTTTTTGACAGTCTGAGTTACATCCGCTACATATTCATCAGTCTCAATATGATCAGATGCAGTCTTTGTGGTGATAACTGGCGCTTTTTCTCCGACAGGAGTTCCTTTGGCAGCTAAGATAGTTGTCTCAACATTTACAGAAGCTTCTGCTTTAGCTACAGCTTCTGTGCCAGTTTCATTTTCTTTAGTATCAACTTTAAGTTCTGTAGAGGTTGTAGCCACCTTAACAACATCACCAGGTTGAGCTTTATCAGCTGGTACCACTGGAGTAGTTGCCTTAGCTTGGATTTCTTTTACAGTTTCATCAGCTAGTTTGCTAGACGAAGTTTGCTTGGCTGTATCTGAACTTGTTTGAGCCAAATCGTTAGCTGTCTGACTAGGGTTTTTTACTTCATCAGCGCCGACTTGTCCCACTGCTACAACTACAGATGCTAATGCTGCTGTAAGTAAAGCCGACTTGCATTTCCAAAATAAAGAACGTTTATAACTTTTCATAAAAGCCTTCCCCCTTTTTTAACTAATATTAAAAATATGATAGCAATTTAAGAGCATTTTGTCAAATAGAATGTATGAACCACACTCTATATAAGATAATCAGCCAAACGCCCCCCTCTTTCGACTCTATATATCTTCTTAGAGCATGGGCGCAAACAACTGGACTATTTCCTTGATCAAGCTTTGATACCAGCTTGTTTTGATTGTGTGGGGATAGATTTCTTGAGAAACCTTAAAAATTTCTTCGAAGTCCCTCTCAATGTCTAAAATAGATTGTGTTCTATAAAGCAAAACGCCATTTTCATAGTGGTGGAGCAAGCTGCGATAGTCAAAATTGATGGTTCCCACTGTTGCTGCTTCTCCATCGACAAGCATTTGCTTACTATGAAGAAATCCGGGACTGTACTCGTAAATGCGCACTCCCGCAGATAGCAAATCTGGATAGGCTCCGCGAGTAACCAATTGGATGACCTTCTTATCTGGGATACAAGGCGTCACAATTCGCACATCCACCCCTCTCAGAGCTGCATTTTTGATACTTTCGGTGAGATCATAGTCAGCAATCAGATAGGGTGTCGTGATATAAACATAGTCTGTAGCTTGATTGATAAGATTTTGATAGACCGTTTTCCCAACCTGGGATCGGTAAATAGGTTTAGGGCCACTACTATAGGGAATACAGAGCCCCATCCCGTCTTTGGGTTGATTTTCAAGATGGTATTGGTCAAAGTCACTAATCTCTCCACGATTAATATACCAGGTGGATAAAAAGAGTCTGGTAAAAGCCTTTACTGCTGGACCATCCAAACGAATACCACTATCCTTCCAGTAACCAAAGCGTTCGATATGGTTGATGTA
This window contains:
- the nrdG gene encoding anaerobic ribonucleoside-triphosphate reductase activating protein: MTWNTPKPGEWKSEELSKGRIIDYKAFNFVDGEGVRNSLYVSGCMFHCEGCYNVATWSFNAGIPYTAELEEQIMVDLAQPYVQGLTLLGGEPFLNTGILLPLVKRIRKELPDKDIWSWTGYTWEEMMLETPDKLELLSLIDILVDGRYDKSKRNLMLQFRGSSNQRIIDVQKSLKSGQVVIWDKLNDGKESYEQVKRE
- a CDS encoding GNAT family N-acetyltransferase; this encodes MILRRPRLADKETVLEMMAEFEQTQSPHDGGFWNANNFVYEEWLEENLQAEAGLNIPENWVPAIQLVSFDVAGQALGFLNLRLRLNDYLLENGGHIGYSIRPSERGKGYAKEALRQGLQVAKQKNIKKALVTCSVENPASRAVILANGGLIEDIRNGVERYWIDLE
- the nrdD gene encoding anaerobic ribonucleoside-triphosphate reductase produces the protein MIVLEGKNAPAPTLFVEKRDGRRVLFDVDKIDKALHKAADKVMNVTPLVERRLNGLLERIVAEIHSRFPQGVKIYEIQNVVEHELLEAKEYALAEEYITYRTQRDFERSKATDINFSIHKLLNKDQSVVNENANKDSDVFNTQRDLTAGIVGKSIGLQMLPKHVANAHQKGEIHYHDLDYSPYTPMTNCCLIDFKGMLENGFKIGNAEVESPKSIQTATAQISQIIANVASSQYGGCSADRIDEVLAPYAEKNYQKHLKDAEEWVLPDKREDYAWKKTQKDIYDAMQSLEYEINTLFTSNGQTPFTSLGFGLGTNRFEREIQKAILTIRIKGLGSEHRTAIFPKLIFTLKRGLNLEEGSPNYDIKQLALECATKRMYPDVLSYDKIIELTGSFKVPMGCRSFLQGWKDENGVEVNSGRMNLGVVTVNLPRIALESEGDMNKFWEIFNERMNIAEDALVYRVERTKEATPANAPILYQYGAFGRRLGKEESVDQLFKNRRATISLGYIGLYEVATVFFGNSWESNPEAKEFTLDIIRDMKRRVEEWSDQYDYHFSIYSTPSESLTDRFCRLDTEKFGSIPDITDKEYYTNSFHYDVRKNPTPFEKLDFEKVYPEAGASGGFIHYCEYPVLQQNPKALEAVWDYAYDRVGYLGTNTPIDRCYKCDFEGDFEPTERGFACPNCGNNDPKTVDVVKRTCGYLGNPQARPMVNGRHKEIAARVKHMNGSTIKTAGHEVTN
- a CDS encoding damage-inducible protein CinA, whose translation is MNVYEEKDEQLEEFRYQYRERLDQESEFGLERGKKKRTPLPFFSMVIWSLAATAVSVMLPLIFGLVSPQQMQDLYTGWALHQSGQIYTDYYGSNGLLYYLLTYLSQGNILFALVEWLALFGAGVFLFKSADTLTGQGEQARQLLLIFYLLVGSLGFGGSYAVVVALPFLFYSFSLVADYLDDPSNDKGFLRVGMSLALAFFLSPIPTALFAATLALSLFGFNIAKRRFAHGLYQFFASALGFSIIFYPIGYYTVLTGTFGDAIGHTLYPIDTLSLFSNANLMENTAFYGLLSIGIGILTLIFSGLFQTKSAKQSAVSIGASLGLLVTLALLIFSKEPLHGSRLAAILPFLTLLLLTNIREGSSDRISRSRRRVRSSSLFGRYLKGNFYLPLVAIVYLLFLPVLSRYVSHPATYQERERLASVVKEQTSSEDRVYAWDDRPDFYRASERLAPTSLVTPTLYTASDENKTKLMNDLKENKPKMILVNQKVALWSDVESWLSEKYEPVQTDASEFKLYKSK
- a CDS encoding vWA domain-containing protein is translated as MKSYKRSLFWKCKSALLTAALASVVVAVGQVGADEVKNPSQTANDLAQTSSDTAKQTSSSKLADETVKEIQAKATTPVVPADKAQPGDVVKVATTSTELKVDTKENETGTEAVAKAEASVNVETTILAAKGTPVGEKAPVITTKTASDHIETDEYVADVTQTVKKTRIEKVLKEADVTITKQSSGSADIVFTIDKSGSMDSSIQNVVQNIETFVRDLASKKVDARLGLIAYESAKNVQYFDFNGSKFTKNVEEYIKALKSITTMGGTEEPTVPLHHIATSKDYDWSTASNNRRFAFLITDESIDFDTPGIPTVDETIKALKAADISLSVVGMSYEESTFKPLVEGTKGLYLNIRQEFSSLLNRDFTNHVVKTVQEGRVYRIVTEKYDFLSEAHVVLKPKAPAYHTETVSKKAELPKTGVQASSGLAAAGLVLLAAVSGFTVVTKKEEK